The stretch of DNA AGGCTCCGAACTCACGAACCAAGCGTTGCACATCCCGCTGGTGCTTCCCTGACAAACGACGACGGCGGGTGCCCGGCTCTCGCGAACCAGGCACCCGCCGTCGGACAGCTTGCGAATCAGTGGCCGGTAGGCACGTAACGCTTGATGGAGGCTTCCAGTTCGGCTTCGGCGGCGGCGCGGTCGCCCCAGCCCTCGGCCTTGACCCACTTGCCCGGCTCCAGGTCCTTGTAACGGGTGAAGAAGTGCTCGATCTCCTTGATCAGGAACTCGTTGACGTCGCTGACTTCCTGGATGTGGTCAAAGCGGGCATCCACGGGGACGCAGAGGACCTTGGCGTCTCCGCCGCCGTCGTCGGTCATGTTGAAAACGCCGATGGGGCGGGACTCAACGATGACGCCGGGGTGCAGGTCGAAGTCCTGCAGGAGCACGAGTGCGTCCAACGGGTCGCCGTCCTCGCCGAGG from Pseudarthrobacter siccitolerans encodes:
- a CDS encoding inorganic diphosphatase gives rise to the protein MKHDVTIEIPKGSRVKYEVDHETGRVRLDRVLFTSMQYPTHYGYFENTLGEDGDPLDALVLLQDFDLHPGVIVESRPIGVFNMTDDGGGDAKVLCVPVDARFDHIQEVSDVNEFLIKEIEHFFTRYKDLEPGKWVKAEGWGDRAAAEAELEASIKRYVPTGH